In Mugil cephalus isolate CIBA_MC_2020 chromosome 20, CIBA_Mcephalus_1.1, whole genome shotgun sequence, the following are encoded in one genomic region:
- the si:ch211-51c14.1 gene encoding protein kinase C and casein kinase substrate in neurons protein 3: MSTAPSENNPEDVNNRSFWMPGNYQRTVRRTEDAFQACNDIVACFQERARVERQYAQQLSEWSNKWKPVVDSSPLYGSLMKAWQCFLSSADRLASLHASICRSLVSEDGDRVRTWQKDTFHKKLFGGFKESQDIDTGFARAQKPWAKRLKKLDKARRAYHKVSRKEQAAREREAHAQGNPDVAIDKQKKIQEEREVAQQEAEKVRARYEKVLEEVNRYAPRYMEEMESIFDQSQDEERKRIVFLKQAFLSIHKHLDITNNESVRAVYNELHNTLMAIDEQEDLRWWKNTHGPGMPTDWPHFQEWTPEKKTKKGKKEMEKTGTIEKSVMIGGVRVRALYDYVGQETDELSFKTGEEFLKIEDEDDQGWCRGMKDGGWEGLYPANYVEVV; encoded by the exons ATGTCGACGGCGCCATCGGAAAACAACCCTGAAGATGTCAACAATCGCAGCTTCTGGATG CCTGGGAACTATCAACGCACTGTGAGGCGAACAGAAGATGCTTTCCAGGCCTGTAATGACATAGTGGCATGTTTCCAAGAAAGAGCTCGCGTGGAGCGGCAGTACGCCCAACAACTCAGTGAATGGAGCAACAAGTGGAAGCCAGTAGTGGATTCCA GTCCTCTGTATGGATCTCTCATGAAGGCTTGGCAGTGTTTCTTGTCCTCCGCTGACCGGCTGGCCTCCTTACACGCCTCCATCTGTCGCTCCCTGGTATCGGAGGATGGAGACCGGGTCAGGACCTGGCAGAAGGACACCTTTCACAAGAAGTTATTCGGAGGCTTCAAGGAGTCCCAGGACATTGACACAGGGTTTGCACGTGCTCAGAAGCCGTGGGCCAAACGACTTAAAAAG CTGGATAAAGCCAGAAGAGCGTACCACAAAGTGAGCCGTAAGGAGCAGGCAGCCAGGGAGAGAGAGGCACATGCCCAGGGAAATCCAGATGTTGCCATcgacaaacagaagaagatccaagaggagagagaggtggCACAACAGGAGGCTGAAAAG GTGCGTGCCCGCTATGAGAAAGTACTGGAGGAGGTGAACCGCTATGCCCCCCGCtacatggaggagatggagtcAATCTTTGACCAGTCACAGGATGAGGAGCGCAAGAGGATTGTATTTCTCAAACAGGCCTTCCTCTCCATCCACAAACACCTGGACATTACCAACAatgagag TGTGAGAGCCGTGTACAATGAGCTCCACAACACACTGATGGCCATTGATGAGCAAGAGGACCTTCGCTGGTGGAAGAACACCCACGGGCCTGGCATGCCAACTGACTGGCCACATTTTCAG GAATGGACtcctgaaaagaaaaccaaaaaaggaaagaaagagatggaaaagacAGGAACAATAGAGAAGAG TGTTATGATCGGAGGGGTGCGAGTAAGAGCTCTGTATGATTACGTTGGCCAGGAGACCGATGAGCTGTCCTTTAAAACAG GCGAGGAGTTTTTGAAGATCGAGGATGAGGATGATCAGGGTTGGTGTAGGGGGATGAAGGATGGTGGATGGGAGGGGCTTTACCCAGCCAACTATGTGGAAGTAGTGTAG